Within Agelaius phoeniceus isolate bAgePho1 chromosome 27, bAgePho1.hap1, whole genome shotgun sequence, the genomic segment CCCAGTTACTTGACATGGGGGCAAAGTCCATGGGGCAGCAAGGCTAGAGCTCTTGGGAGGTAAAGAGACCAGAGCTCCTTGCCCCAACTCAGGTGTTACTGCGGGCGACTCATCACTTGCTTCGCTGTTGCCGTCACTGTGAGGGAGCAGAGGATACGACCTTGCAGGTTGTTCATGCAGCtcagaggggagcagggggggCATGGCTGGACTAGAGCGGAGGGAAACGGGGGGGCAGACGGCTGGGTTTGTCTCTctgctaaagacatttcagctGACTGGCGTAGTGGTGTAGTGTATACAGGCACCATCAtgggctgctgtgcaggtgtgagATAAAGAGGTTTAGGGGTCTGATAAGAGGATGCTATGGCAGGTTGCCCAgaagctctggcagctttcccgGAAGCCTTGGCAGCTTGCCAGGTAACTTGCATGGCACCCGGACTTTCTTCAAGTTCCCCATCAGAGgccccctctgcctcatccccccCCATCAGGTTCTGTTGTCAGCCCCAACTCTTCCTCCGCATCCCGCTCTGCTTGTTCTCgctctgttttccattcctttaatgcCTCAAAGAGCGGTTCCCAAGTAACTGCTAGATCGACAACCGTTTTATCTCCCACTCGGATGACTTCCCACAGTCTGTCCCCGACTTTTTTCAATGCCTTAACACTAAAAGCTGTGTCGGGATCAGTGCCAAAATCCTGTGATTTAGCCCACAGCAATATATTTTGAAGGGCATAGTCTGACGTATTAGTTcccttatttcttaacaaaactttccatgtagccagaacattttcttcctctttagaTAAATTATGTCCCATTATTActagttggtggctcacctactTCCAGGTGTCTTGATAGGAGGAAATCAGGTCCGGACCTCCCTGTGGCTTCCACCTGCCCCTCTCAGCTGCACCAACGCCGCCTCCCCCACTACGTCCCAGTGGGTCACGGTTGCCAGTTGCTAGGACCCCGTGTGGGCCCCCACCGACTCTGTTCTTATCACGTCGGGGCAGAGGGGAAGTGTCGCTGTCGAGGTGGtcacgacataaagcagagaccacaagcagtctcagatggcaactctttattattgaacatggctgaccttttatacactttccaattgtttatgcttcttctatctttactattggccacaataagtCAACATAACACTATTGGTGAGAAGTTACAGTGACTTaactaactttctaaaaatgcttcGTCCAGCTACAAGGTTCtcttatctttcttctctccttggttacagccttggagagagctccttatcagcttCTTCTTGCTCCTCGgcttcttctcgctcctttagcAAACAGGCCTGCTGTTGGCCCCTttcacaattccccctttttgtttttggacTGTGAATGCAGCTGCTATGGATTTTTGCAGGGCCCTTTGCAAACatcccagcagagaggggaCACACAAAACCACAATCACAACCATCAACAAAAGAGAAGGGTTTAATATCTCTGTCATTAAAAATGTAGACATTAAAGGGGAAGCCAGAATGGGGGTAGGAGATGTCTTCTTAGTTCCTGGAGCAGGTGTCAACTTCTTTGGAAAAGACTTACAAATCCAGCTGGGAATAGAGGTAATaccagaagaagaaaaggctgTGGACAAACTCTTAGAAATAAAGTAGTGGTGTGTACACCTCATGCGGTCCAAAATGTGTTaaaatcaaaaaggaaaaaaaaaggaaaataaaatgctggGGAAGAAATGGTTAGTAGACTCTAAGAtgtaaaaatgtgaaataatgaTAACTTAACACtagaagtaaaaaaaagtttgaatCTAGCTCAATTTTTTTGGCAAACAAAAAGGTACCTTAACACATGATTGTTCAGAAATTGTGCAATACCAAGCTGAAGTTCAGGAGGATGTAGCAGAACAAGCCCTCCTAGAGGGGGAAAAGATATATGTTGATGGTTCATCCAAATGCTTATTAGAGAAAAAGAatccctgggcagccagggtGAGGGTTGTTGAGGCTGTGGGGTGTTTGACCGCTCTTGTGCGGGCGGCAGAGTCTCGGGGCTGcggcaggggctgatccatgggGGCGGCCCCGCGTGACAACTTCCAGCGTTTGCCCCCCGGTGGAGGCGGCGCGGGGCGCGGGTTTGTGTGGGCGCCGCTGGGGCTCGGCAGCTGCTTGGTGGTGCCGGGGTCTCGGAGGGCGCGGGGTTGCTGCACACGCTCAGCAgcccggcagcggcgctgggcACGGCTTGCACAGTTTGCTGCTGAGGAGCGCGGCTGCCGCAGGGACGGAGCTGCCCGGGGGTggctcccagcctgctggggtCCCAGTGCAGGGCggcagcctcagccccagtAGGTGggtgaagagagagagagaaaaggggcGAAAGGGGGGCGAGGCACATCCCCAAGGTCCCCACAGGGGCCCTGCTATGagtgaagagagagagaagaggggGTGGCATGAGAATAAGCGGtaagacaaaagcagagataGCCTTGATCTCTCGCTAATTCTCAAAAGTTCACCAAGTTATTTTTGTTCTCTTAAAGCaaagattctttttttctttcttcttttttgctGATAGGATGGGGCGGGGGGTTTGTTCTGAAAAGGTGTTAGAAGAATGGATCTGTGAAGGCTGAACAGCTAAATAATGCTCAGACGATAAAAGGCAATAGATGTTAAGACTGGCCTGGCTctcttttttttatgtttttggttgtttggtttggtttggttttctttggttttgagtggtttttttgtttaccTAATTGTGGCTCACAAGAAGAGGAATTTGCCTCTGAGTTTTCCCTTCAGTGCTGTTAAGGCTTCCTGCCTTAGAAAGAAAGGGAAGCATCCTAAGCATGGCAAGTCCTTTTTTCTCTAGGAGAACTGTCCTTTACGTGATCCCAAGAGCTGAACAGCCTAGCACAGCTGAAGACTCAGCTGGGTACAAGAAGAACAAGCAGCTGtggccaaaaaaaccccaaaaaccccaacttgTTGCTAAACCCAGGAAGTTTTGAAGAATGCTAATGGCAAATCCTGATGTAGAGTTGCCTTTCCTCCAGTCACTGTCCTGTGCTATTGAGAAGTCCTTTTCAGGTACTACTGACAAATGAGGCGGCAATCCAAGGCAAGGGAAAAGAGAGTGGATCCAGgccagcagaatcaaaggaGCTGCGAAGGAACCTGAGGAGTGGACTAGCACATTTAAACCAGGTGATACCAAATTGGCTCCTAAATTGGGACTGGGTGGTAACGAACTGCGAGGACCCAAATGATCCAAGGAATGCACAAAGAATCACAGCTAATTGAGAAACAAGGCTAAGCTTATATCAGTGGTTTCAAGTGCCAACTGGACAAGTCCTGAGACATGTCAGATATCCAATTTGGGGAGGAATACTTCCACTCCAAACAGGAGCATCAGGACTATTTCGGTCAGAGAATTCTCATGTTCTGGCCTTAGCCTGTGACTTAtgcaaagaggaggaggaattaCAACTTCCATCAGGGCCATACCATATACCCTGTTTGCTTCATCCTAATATCAGATATGCTGGGTTATAATGCTGGCttaaatgtaaatgtttaaaTTGTGGGAAAAATTGGTCTTGTAGTTTACACAATCGATGCTCATGTTGCAGGAAGTATCGAGCACCAAATCTATCCCCTATCCAGATAGAACTCAAAACAGCTGAAAtaataactttgttttgtggATGGAAGTTATTAGTGCCTGTTGAGTGGGAGATACCTGAAGAACAGTGGGAAACCACAATTACAGAGTGTCAAAAATgatttgcctggaaattagcAAAAAGAGAGTGGCAAAGAGAAGAGGGCAAGACTGGATTGGCCGCTGTGCTCACCAccgagaagatcaaatacacctgctaTGGGCAGCATCCCATGGGCATGGCAGGTGGGGGTATAAGCCATGCcagacctctgttattcctttttctgtcactCATCTTCTGTCTTTTCCCTTTAGGGATACCAGCAAAATCGTGTCACAAATGCTATCAAAAGCATTACAGAGAAAGAAAtcaaagttcctcttttattacacacaccCATGTCAGCAGTCACTGCTATGacccatccaaattaagtaCCTGTAtgcaaaatggggaaaatactGCATTGCTAGAAACGTAGGAAAAAGTGAGAATATATTGGGAAGTGAATGTCCAAAAGgggagagatggatttgtttcaCATTTGCCTTTAAGGGTAGAGTCCAAGATTTGGTAAAAGAACAATCAgtaaacaaaaaggtaaaaccagcacagcaatctGACTCTGTATCAGCCCCAATTAATTAGCTGAATCATATTATAAGACTCCAAACAGTTGTAGAGATAATAACAAACATAACCAGATGGGCATTGGAATTAATATCAAGtcaacaaagccaaacaaaacccatAATATATCAGAATAGATTGGCTTTAGACTCTCTATTGGCTAAAGAAGGGAGTGGTTGTGGAAAATTTAATATATCAGGTGTAGATATATTAAAATAGATGACCACAATGAAAAATAGCCCACATACTGATCCAAAATTGGGAACCAATGTTAAAAAAACTAGCTGGTGAGATCATGTATGGAATGGTGGAAGAAATTAGGCTTCTTCCTTTTATGTGTTACAGCTGTTTggatatttcttccttgtttgaTTCCTTGTTTTATTCAGCTAATTATCAGCGTAGTCCAAAGCATAAGAAACATTGCTCAAGCTAAATGTTTTATAAAGAATAAGAGGGGAGTTTGTTATAGATGctgttccagattgcaatgcaagatgttttccatgaccatctgtatggcagattatctttgtcaagcgggcagtttgccttatctctctctttgagtgaccacattcacacctccctcaggaggggacatctgttgataacagactattgaatgtcactgcatgactgataagaactataacatcccattgggagatgctccgcccagagggaggagccaagcattgctacccagatataatccagaggtttttgagacaccagcacgggtttctccactggattccccagaggaacagcagctgcctcatcttccactggatcttccgAGGAAGAACACATCCTTCTCTAGAGGACCccccctgctccaacagaatcACCCCtaacactgcaggagggctgcagccacatttccaattgcaCTGCTACCACACCTttacccacagggtgtcaggttgggttctgactctgtcagtgttgttctagtgtactgcatgctttattttatccttttatttttttccttccctattaaagaactgttatttcctgctcccatatttttacCTCAGAGCCCCTAAATTTAAAGTTTGTAGCAATCAGgaagggtggggagggtttacattctccatttcaggggaggctcctgccttccttagcagactcctgtctttccaaaccaagacagccACACGTCCCGTGTCTGTGTCACGCCCCTGCAACTGTGCCGGCCACCCAGCACCGGGACTGGTCCCAAAGAGGCCGTGGCAGGACCTGTGGAAGGCCCCGGTGCCCTTCCTGCTCAGCTGCGGTGGCAGCCGTGGGGGCtcattctgctgccctgagcaggcagagcagaggagcagctgcttcttGTTTGGGCTGTGGCTAAAgttcctgctgggctgtgtcttCAACACTTGGGGCAAGGTCTTGCCTGCAAGCTGGGGCAGTTTGGGTGGcgtgggggtgtccccagggcacgTGGAGGTGTGTCCTGGGACTCTCTGTGACACAGTGCACCATGGTCACCGTGGGATGGAAAGGGACAGAGTGTGCAAGGGTGACCCTTTGTGACACGTTGTGACGTAGGTGCTGGTGGTGCCACGGCCACGCCACAGTGCTCGGTGCACGCAacgggacaggacgggacagagcagtgctgtgaggagcccccacacagccAACTCGTTCCTGGctgacccggagcttttcccaggcgttccctgtgcaggtgaccTCGAGGCCAGGCTGCGGGACTCGGTGACGTGGAGCATTTCCCAAGCGTCTGCCATCCCTGCGGCCGGTGCCCTCGAGGACAGACTGCAGGACTTGCAGTCCTATTTCCCTTTTGAGACTtctctcttgctgctgcccttgAGGACAGACTGCAGGAGTtcctgtcctgtagccttcccgaggctcctctgttgcaggtgccttcaaggcacagctgcagcacttGCTCATCTTCAGCTCTTCCGAGGCCtctctgcttcagcaagcactcaTAACTGCAAAGagtgacatggagcagagaccccccaGCGTGCCCAggctggcctggctggaggaggaagaggctggagctacctcagcacagcagcctgaagaactggagcagttccagctgctgcaggggcgtgagtgtcagagctgggccacagggctggtgcctgcagccagcctggccccatcccatcccatcccatcccatcccatcccatcccatcccatccctgtggacatatccatggataggacagaagctgggctggagcacctggcagccacgctccatcccccggggcatcccgaggctctccctgcctggggagcgcagggctgggctgtgttctccggcctctcccgcagcccctcagctctggctgcgctcgctctttgccagatgcagcccaggaccGGACACAAGAACAGGAAGCCGCCCGTGGCCGCTTGGGCAGAacggcgcaggtacctgcggccatccccacctgggctgggcctgctggcactgctcagccaagcaCCAGGCTTGGAGCGCTCCATAGATTCTCCCTctcttgctgcccttctcctgccgaccctctgtgaattcatcacgtgcctttggcaggaagagaccGCCGGTGTGGGCACGGGCGTCTTGGCCAACCTTCCGTTCCTTGATGCCGAGATTGatgctgccatgctggatttgcttgtggagaagggtgtctccaatccaatgcaagtaagcagcctggggcaagggCTCGATGGCCCCAGCAGGGGTGCGGCGCCTCGAGCCGGCTCTGCCGGGCTCCCTGGGCCTTTGAGGCCCGGCCCAATGCGgttggaagggaagcacttctcagggggagttgctgctctggcagctctccaagtctccccgtgccctctgcaggtgcccgccatggtgaggtccaTCCACCAATGGCTCATGGCCAATGagtctgctgggcacaggctggacaaggcccttctGGAGCTGACTGAGGAATACCCCTCGGACGTGCTGATCACCCTCTTGCGCTGGGCCCCATCGTGTgacaggtggggcagccccacgtGCCTTGAGGGCTTCGGGTTCACCGGCCCATCACCCTgtagagcctgtccctgctgactgccagacaggcaggcaGTTCCAGgatcctctggctcctctgttttccagggctgccatgtcagctcctgagcctggtgccacgctccctccctgcccctcggggcctgtacccacgtgggctggctggccgctgccggccaggggcagtgggcagaggcagggctgagggccagcgcggggccctgcagctgcccaggccacggtgctgTGGCCGAGCCcgccctgacacagagctctgaccccacagagctgccgccACCATGTGGGGAACCATCATGTCCTTGAGCAGGACTGCGGAGCCGGCGCTGCGGCTACTCCTCGATGTGCTGAGTGCCTGGCCAGTGCACAGCGTGtacacctccgatggggacaacgcaggagtctttgccctggctgtgagtttctggtgccggcctttgccagcccccaggccgcctctccagcagccagctctctgtcctcccaccagctgcatctccctgcctcaggcactggGCTGAATCCTGCCTTAGGGGCAGGGTTCAGGGGCACCAGGCCGGCTGCTCCCACGTGTCTCCCCCGGCCTCTCCTTGGCATGCTCAGGCCGTGCCACGTGGATGTCTTGGCACTGAGCCTTGTCTCtggctgttttatttcttgcaggcaaccgtggccCTGTGGAGAGTCTTCAATCTGGCCTGGCGCTCGCCTGTGGTGCTGGAGTATTTCTCCAATCTCTTTCTGCGTCTGCTCTTCCAAGCTTACATCAGCATGCAGGATatgccagaagaggttgagaccttctggaagggatgccaggagcaacaCGGCCTCTCCGCCaaccccaacaggtgctccatgccagtcctcccagtctccccatccctcccacgcccccagggcaggagccggggctcccagcgtgacctgggctttgctctgcacacagctttgcgctgcagaccctgaaggccctgctctgccaaatgcgCTATGAGCACGTGGTGCTGTCCATGGAACGCAAGCGtgcctgggacacgctgctctgtgccgaCACCCACCACTGTGCAGTgcgtctgctggccaggtgagacctcgTTCTCCCCACCGCTCCTCTCCTTTGTGCCTGCAacgccccacacagtccccgtgCTCAGGGGCAGCCGGGCCTTGTCACCAAGGGAGGCatgagcagactggaaaaggccggCACAGGAGGCTGCCCGGGAACAGCCGCCTCCCAAAGCGCCCTCGGGATGCTCGGGAGCAGACCAGAGCTCTGCGAGTCAGCACTGGGAGAGGTTTGCCCGCCCAGCCCAGGAGCaatggtgcctttttctccctgccagggagatgcgccgtgtCTCCATCATCTGGTGTTGCGGCATGGCATCCTGCCTctttgacctgctcagccaaggcatttcagactgggagctgcccgccctggccttcctggtggaggtgagccccatggccagcgctgcctggctgagctgcctcccaccCTCTGTCCTCTCGtagccgcagctgcctgggacgctgcccgtgccctgtgctgctgccttggctcggCCCCGTGcacttctgagctcctgccagctgggcacctctgtgcctgctctgtgcctgctctgtgcctttcaggtcctggattgcctggacttgagcGAATGCGGTAAAAAAGTCCTGGAGATCTtgacaaggcacctgcagagcgagtccaGGCAGATGCGTGGCGTGGCGCTgcgaggcctcgtggtgctcacctcgatggtgagaaggaggcagcagctgaagctgtgctggcagcgtggggctggggcaagcagccccttgggcttagctggactttggcagctgtggcagctgctcccagctctccagggtcgctgttcagctgcctgagtgctttgggacaggccttgggcctctgagccctgcagcagcagcagcagcagcgtggggttgcccagccttgttttgcacacaggatccaagcatgtacagcctgactgaaagccttgggaagctACTGTGGGATAGGGATGAAGACATCGTGGAGAAGACCCTCATTGtgctcagcctcctgctgctgcagaaagacCTGGCAATAGCCAGCCCCATCGCCCTGCAGCTGGCGGAGGCgctctggcacctctttgacaatgtgaggctctgtgcccccagccacgggcacTTGGGTGCTGCCttgggcctgggcacagggaggcccagagcagctg encodes:
- the LOC143695936 gene encoding maestro heat-like repeat-containing protein family member 7, which gives rise to MQDMPEEVETFWKGCQEQHGLSANPNSFALQTLKALLCQMRYEHVVLSMERKRAWDTLLCADTHHCAVRLLAREMRRVSIIWCCGMASCLFDLLSQGISDWELPALAFLVEVLDCLDLSECGKKVLEILTRHLQSESRQMRGVALRGLVVLTSMDPSMYSLTESLGKLLWDRDEDIVEKTLIVLSLLLLQKDLAIASPIALQLAEALWHLFDNDNSLVQLLSIRLFQDVITLVVAKGEKPLKKHVSQSLLPLFFHCHDENGRVAQASRETLLSAVSFLKRKDLKQLLQTDQMWRFAECLLAEDRSRAAEQLRLALPYVRSAQEPLREAAVRFMGMAGRFLTGQQPHFRIICRGE